One part of the Theobroma cacao chloroplast, complete genome genome encodes these proteins:
- the petD gene encoding cytochrome b6/f complex subunit IV, with protein sequence MGVTKKPDLNDPVLRAKLAKGMGHNYYGEPAWPNDLLYIFPVVILGTIACNVGLAVLEPSMIGEPADPFATPLEILPEWYFFPVFQILRTVPNKLLGVLLMVSVPAGLLTVPFLENVNKFQNPFRRPVATTVFLIGTAVALWLGIGATLPIDKSLTLGLF encoded by the exons ATGGGAGT AACAAAAAAACCTGACTTGAACGATCCTGTATTAAGAGCTAAATTAGCTAAAGGTATGGGTCATAATTATTATGGGGAACCCGCATGGCCCAACGATCTTTTATATATTTTTCCAGTAGTAATTCTCGGTACTATTGCTTGTAACGTAGGCTTAGCGGTTCTAGAACCTTCAATGATTGGTGAACCCGCAGATCCATTTGCAACTCCTTTGGAAATATTACCTGAATGGTATTTCTTTCCTGTATTTCAAATACTTCGTACAGTACCTAACAAGTTATTGGGTGTTCTTTTAATGGTTTCAGTACCTGCGGGATTATTAACAGTACCCTTTTTGGAAAATGTTAATAAATTCCAAAATCCATTTCGTCGTCCAGTAGCGACAACCGTTTTTTTGATTGGTACTGCAGTGGCCCTTTGGTTGGGTATTGGAGCAACATTACCGATTGATAAATCCCTAACTTTAGGTCTTTTTTAA